The following DNA comes from Rosa rugosa chromosome 5, drRosRugo1.1, whole genome shotgun sequence.
GCAAGCAATCTCCTGCAGACTTATCAACAAGAAAAGACTATAAACAAAGTTACTTTTGATGTATTGCATACCTCTCGAGGATGGATTATAGTTTTATACTTCTTTACAAAAGGAGAGCGTGCTTCTTCATTGAACTGCAAAGATCAAACAAAATTGGCAGTCAACAAATGAGTAAAATTCACAGGGTATAAGTTTAGGTAAATAACCAAAAAGGCATCAGTCAACAAATGATTATCATAATGATATTACCTGTGATATGTGCTCTGCAGCTGCAACCCTAGGTTTGACAACTTCACAGTTTGCAATCACAAGGGTATTTGGAACACTTCCATCAGTCTGACAAAAGTACAGGGGGAAGcaaatggaaacaaaaacactaAATGGATCAGCTTCCACATCAAACTATCAAATGGAAATCGTCAAATCGAACCCATTTCAACTATACCCATTCAAAATCGAACCCATTTCCCACAAGATTAAATGGAAATCAAGTTATGAAACCCATTTCTAACTACCCAATCAGCATCATTAGTTCGTTAccttaattaaaatcaacatcaAGATCAAAACTGAAATGGAAATCGTCAAATCGAACCCATTTCAACTATACCCATTCAAAATCGAACCCATTatcagagggagagagagatagtgagaTACCTGGAGCCTGAAGGCGGAGCTCGGAGACCGGAGAGGTGGACTGGCGGAGACGGGTTGCTGGTTGCAACTGTGTTCGCTGAACTACACTCAGCTGTGTTCGCATCGAAGACGAGGATTTGCAATCGAGACGAGGACGAGCAACTGGGAGGCTGGAGACGCGCCGATCCTGAATAAATCGAAACCTATCGGATTTTGGTTTGAGGGAAGAGTCGAAAACTCGAAATGTCGAAGAGATAAGTCAGATAacattttagggttttgatcgaACGGATAGGAGATTATGAGATAAGATGGAAGGCTCTGATCGCATTTGGAAGGGCCTGATCACATGAGAAATGGTCTATTTTACAGAAATAAGCTCACCACTATTGTCCACTTATACACTGACACCTGTATATCGGTTCCAAGGATGTTTTAAAAACAAGGACCGGAACCGAACCGAGAATATGTCTCtaggaaccgaaccgaaaaataTGTGTATTTTTATGTcgtagaaccgaaccgaaccgagacTTTCGGTGCGGTTCCTTCGGTTTTACGGTTCCAAATCCCAGCCCtaggttcaggtatcacattgatacaatTGAGAGTCCGGGTATCAACTTGGtcggtgcacaagagttgaggcactgatgatgcatttttctcttaattaaaCCAATGCATAATTGGTaatctcttcaaaaaaaaaatgcttaatTGGTAATTAATCAATGCATAATTAAGGCATCAATAATTTCGTCTTATTCTCGAAGGGTTTTGATTTACTCCAAATTCATGCCATTTTTTCTCAATTCCGCGCATTTTATTATtccctacaaaataaataaaattcaattaattacatattaattgacttgaGAATTAACTtgtttctagtgttttagatataattacacgcataaAAATGTGTGTAATTAAACCTCCACACCAGGGTTTTTAATCCCGctgacgcttattggagttaaatcccaatatattcttgatGGCCAGGAGAGAGGAAACGTTCTGACATGATCCCTCGGCAAGGATTAATCTCTAGGTCTAGGAAGCCTTTAAGGAACCGTGTGATCTcgatctaaaaaaaaaaaaaaaagttctatgtTTTATTTTACGAATCTTGAtgtaatttctttttttaaataaagttttattGTCTTGACCTGgttcataatatatatatatatatatatatatatatatatatatatatatatttgggcaTAATGCTATTGTACATCTCGATTTGTTTGGCAGCTGCTGCTATAAAGATCAGACAAATTGTTCATTAACATTGTCATTTCCGTTTCACATAATATTTTGCTTGTCTAAGTTGGGCAGTATTCATTTGGAGTTTCAGAAAAGTAATGGTGCGAAACGTCAAATAGTTTCATTGTATATGGAGCCGCGTGGCATATCTCCTCCTTTAGATTGTAACAAGTAGTAACAAATAGAAGCCAACACGTTTATAAGGACAAAAATAATGGTGTTAAACAATGAAAAGCAAGGTAACATtgaaagttatatatatatattgtacgATACTGGTAGTTCAGTGGGTTCAGCaaatcaaagagaaaaaaaaaaaacgatgagTTCTTCAGGAGGCCTAGTCATCATCATTTCAAGTTTTTTGTGTCTGTTCTGTTTGGTAGCTCTGCTCTTCAAGATCTTTCACAAAATATGGTGGACTCCGAATCGCATACAGACGTTGATGGCTTCACAGGGAATCAGAGGCCCTCCTTACAGACTTATCCATGGAAACACGAAAGAAATCTCCAACATGTACAAGGAAGCCATGAGCAGACCCTTAAGTTTATCACACAACATATTTGCTTATGTTCAGCCTCATGTTCACTCATGGAGCAATATATATGGTACTGAAAGCTCTTGATGAACTCTGGTTTTTTGAACTTTAGTTACAAGATTAATTTTGGTCATCTTTGTTAACAGGGAAGAATTATCTCCAATGGTTCGGTGCCCGAGCTCAGTTGGTAATTCGAGAACCTGAGTTATGCAAACAGATACTGAACAACAAAGATGGAGCTTATCCAAAAAAACCGCCTGAAGAATATGCAAAGAAGCTGTTAGGATATGGCCTTGTAACAGCTGAAGCAGAAAATTGGGCAAAATTGAGAAAGATTTCCAACCATGCCTTCCATGGAGAGAGCTTAAAAGTAAGTTCTTATTATCAATTACTGAAAATTCTTGCAAAAATACTACTGTGGTTGATATTTGTGGCAATTATTTATGAAGGTAAATTCTGATAATAGCTTGATGGTATTGTTCTACCAGACTATGATTCCAGATATGATAGCTGGTGCTGAGATAATGCTTGAAAGGTGGGAAAGTTATGAAGGAAAAGAGATTGAGGTAGTTGAAGAATTTAGGTTATTCACTTCAGATGTGATTTCCAGGACAGCATTTGGCAGCAGCTACTTGGAAGGACAGCACATTTTTGAAATGTTGATGAAGTTGGCCTTGTTATTATTCAGAAATTCTCTCAAAATCAAGGTTCCTGGTATCAGGTAACCTCCTTTTACTAATTCTGGAATTGGCAATCGCAGGAATAGCCATTGTTTTCTATGTTCATACCAGTTGAAGAGTGGCAGAAGCCTAGCAAGAATCAGTCGTTCTTTAGCTATTGAATCTCTTTTTAGATATCGTTGAATTAGCGACATTTTATATTATGCTATGCAAATGATCAGTGGATTGCTTCATGGCATGAATCCTTTTAATTTGCTAGAATGTCTTTCTTTTACTTGTTGAATCTCTCattgatttttcaatgtttgatATCCCGAATCCTGATCATTACTAGTGGAACCGATCAATGGATTGATTGTAGGATCCTTTCAATTCTGCTGCTAGAGATAAACTAATTAATGTGCCTCAAATTGAATAATGGATCAAATACCGCATTTCATGAAAGAATGGAAAATATACTCTATTTCATGTGCTTGTGTGGTTGATCCAACTATCCAAGACCTGTTGACAAATTAGGCCTGTCATGTAGAGAAAtaatcttctttatttttctttcattattttCCATCTTATTTGTAGCAGATTTATTCACAACAAGGTTCTGGGCTGATTGCTTTTGTTCTCATGTGGTGTTTTATTCAATATTGCAGCAAGCTTTTTGACACCAGTGATGAAATCGAATCAGAGAAACTCGAGAAAGGAATACGTGACTCCATAATAGAGCTTGTTAAGAAAAGAGAACGGAAGGCAACTAGTGGAGAAGAAGATAGCTTTGGGAGTGATTTTCTTGGATTACTTTTAAAGGCTCATCATGATGCCAATCAGAACCAGAGGATTTCGGTGGATGATTTAGTTGACGATTGCAAGACATTTTACTTTGCGGGGCAAGAAACCACTA
Coding sequences within:
- the LOC133713024 gene encoding cytochrome P450 CYP749A22-like, giving the protein MSSSGGLVIIISSFLCLFCLVALLFKIFHKIWWTPNRIQTLMASQGIRGPPYRLIHGNTKEISNMYKEAMSRPLSLSHNIFAYVQPHVHSWSNIYGKNYLQWFGARAQLVIREPELCKQILNNKDGAYPKKPPEEYAKKLLGYGLVTAEAENWAKLRKISNHAFHGESLKTMIPDMIAGAEIMLERWESYEGKEIEVVEEFRLFTSDVISRTAFGSSYLEGQHIFEMLMKLALLLFRNSLKIKVPGISKLFDTSDEIESEKLEKGIRDSIIELVKKRERKATSGEEDSFGSDFLGLLLKAHHDANQNQRISVDDLVDDCKTFYFAGQETTNTLLAWTVFLLAVHTDWQEEARKEILQLFGKQNPNPDGISKLKIMSMILNESLRLYPPAVAIPRSTGREVRLGKLIVPANVDLLVSVLAPHHEPQFWGPDVHLFKPERFSGGVAKATINNVGAFTPFGLGPRTCVGLNFAITEAKIALSMILQRYSFTLSPAYIHSPYQNITLRPQHGLQVMLQPL